From Novosphingobium decolorationis, one genomic window encodes:
- a CDS encoding DUF2254 domain-containing protein, whose translation MIARLHSYWYALRASYWFYPALFALCSVLLGTLTVELDHTDLLARFVEDGWLRPMHASDASDLLGVATGSMLGVAGTVFSITIAAVAYASGNYGPRLLTNFMEDKGNQLSLATFIGTFVYGLTVMRAMRGGGGEDEAFVPQISLLVAFAFLIVTTAVLVYFLHHIPASIRIDTVLEAIGRRLLRQIATRYPEEGSRDPARRATPRGEAICAQETGYVRVIELDTLCEVAARHDRLVNLAVRTGDFVYPGVVLAHTDARRLDGSFAGEVRATMALGASRTAEQDIEFSMDELVEIALRALSPGINDPFTAITALHWIGAATADFGRRDLAFETWNTGDPACPVARLHSDFAHFLQRGFVAMRSAVATSRLAALMALESLHTASQQVTSAHRRRLLLEEMDRLAEQAAEHLSGPDIALVRERHALLRGEG comes from the coding sequence ATGATCGCCCGCCTGCATTCGTACTGGTACGCCCTGCGCGCCAGCTACTGGTTCTACCCTGCCCTCTTTGCGCTGTGCTCGGTGCTGCTGGGCACACTGACGGTGGAACTGGACCACACAGACCTCCTTGCGCGCTTCGTCGAGGACGGCTGGCTGCGCCCGATGCACGCCTCGGACGCAAGCGATCTCCTGGGCGTGGCGACCGGCTCGATGCTGGGCGTGGCGGGCACGGTGTTCTCGATCACGATTGCCGCGGTGGCCTATGCCAGCGGCAACTATGGCCCACGCCTCCTGACCAACTTCATGGAGGACAAGGGCAACCAGCTCAGCCTTGCAACCTTCATCGGCACCTTCGTCTATGGCCTTACCGTCATGCGCGCGATGCGCGGCGGCGGGGGCGAGGACGAGGCCTTCGTGCCGCAGATCTCGCTCCTTGTCGCCTTCGCCTTCCTGATCGTGACGACGGCGGTGCTGGTCTATTTCCTCCACCACATCCCCGCCAGCATCCGCATCGACACCGTGCTCGAAGCGATCGGTCGGCGCCTGCTGCGCCAGATCGCCACGCGCTATCCCGAGGAAGGTTCGCGCGACCCGGCCCGCCGCGCGACCCCGCGGGGTGAGGCCATCTGCGCGCAGGAGACCGGCTACGTGCGCGTGATCGAACTCGACACCCTGTGCGAGGTCGCCGCGCGCCACGATCGGCTCGTCAATCTGGCCGTGCGCACCGGCGACTTCGTCTATCCCGGCGTCGTCCTCGCCCATACCGACGCGCGCCGCCTCGACGGTTCGTTTGCCGGCGAAGTGCGCGCGACAATGGCGCTTGGCGCCTCGCGCACGGCCGAGCAGGACATCGAGTTCTCGATGGACGAACTGGTCGAGATTGCGCTGCGCGCGCTGTCGCCGGGAATCAACGATCCCTTCACCGCGATCACCGCGCTCCACTGGATCGGCGCGGCTACCGCCGATTTCGGACGCCGGGACCTTGCCTTCGAGACCTGGAACACGGGCGATCCGGCCTGCCCCGTCGCGCGCCTCCACAGCGATTTCGCGCACTTCCTCCAGCGTGGGTTTGTCGCCATGCGCAGCGCGGTGGCGACCAGCCGCCTTGCCGCGCTGATGGCGCTGGAGTCCCTCCACACCGCATCGCAGCAGGTGACCTCCGCGCACCGGCGCCGGTTGCTGCTGGAAGAGATGGACCGACTGGCCGAGCAGGCCGCAGAGCACCTCTCCGGCCCCGACATTGCCCTGGTGCGTGAACGGCACGCTCTGTTGCGCGGTGAGGGTTGA
- a CDS encoding TerC family protein — translation MEFLSTYWMGTSLWFWLAFIAIVIALTAFDLGVLHKDDKEMGIGESLKLSVFYIGIAMIFGGWIWVQKGPTAGMEYYTGYFIEKALSIDNVFVISMIFSFFAVERKYQYRALLWGILAVIVLRGIMIAGGAAMIESAYWVMYLFAAFLIFTGLKMLVTGESEPDVGNNAAVRWISTHLRVTKEHHAEHFFVKVPANPEAPEGARGSRLVWAATPLFLALVVINLADLVFAVDSVPAIFTITRDTFIVYTSNIMAILGLRALYFALAAMVHRFHYLQYALALVLVFIGGKIFVSDFLLSGAKIPPVLSLGVTVALIAGGVIWSLVMTRGEGAKKA, via the coding sequence ATGGAATTTCTATCGACCTACTGGATGGGCACGAGCCTGTGGTTCTGGCTCGCGTTCATCGCCATCGTCATCGCCTTGACCGCCTTCGATCTTGGTGTCCTGCACAAGGACGACAAGGAAATGGGCATCGGCGAATCGCTCAAGCTGTCGGTCTTCTACATCGGCATCGCCATGATCTTCGGCGGCTGGATCTGGGTCCAGAAGGGCCCCACGGCGGGCATGGAGTACTATACCGGCTACTTCATCGAGAAGGCGCTCTCGATCGACAACGTCTTCGTCATTTCGATGATCTTCAGCTTCTTCGCGGTGGAGCGCAAATACCAGTACCGCGCGCTCCTGTGGGGTATCCTGGCGGTCATCGTGCTGCGCGGGATCATGATCGCGGGCGGCGCGGCGATGATCGAGAGCGCGTACTGGGTGATGTACCTGTTCGCCGCGTTCCTGATCTTCACCGGCCTCAAGATGCTGGTGACGGGTGAGAGCGAGCCGGACGTGGGCAACAACGCGGCCGTGCGCTGGATCTCCACGCACCTTCGCGTCACCAAGGAGCACCACGCCGAGCATTTCTTCGTGAAGGTCCCGGCCAATCCCGAGGCACCCGAGGGCGCGCGCGGGAGCCGTCTGGTCTGGGCCGCGACGCCGCTGTTCCTGGCGCTGGTGGTCATCAACCTGGCCGACCTTGTCTTTGCGGTCGATTCGGTGCCCGCGATCTTCACGATCACGCGCGACACCTTCATCGTCTACACCTCGAACATCATGGCGATCCTGGGCCTGCGCGCGCTGTACTTCGCGCTCGCCGCGATGGTACACCGCTTTCACTACCTGCAGTACGCGCTCGCGCTCGTCCTCGTCTTCATCGGGGGCAAGATCTTCGTCTCCGACTTCCTGCTGTCGGGCGCCAAGATCCCGCCGGTCCTGAGCCTGGGCGTGACCGTGGCCCTCATTGCGGGCGGGGTGATCTGGTCGCTGGTGATGACGCGCGGGGAGGGGGCGAAGAAGGCCTGA
- a CDS encoding SPFH domain-containing protein has translation MSANLQPMNASRERPASAFNGYLMLVVLLGLALLALLSVGGGVGTGSPVFLLLLVPSALAALLVLPGFYMIQPNQGAAIVLFGSYRGTDRTTGLRWTWPWMMKSKVSVRTNNIVSEKLKVNDLRGNPIEIAANVVWRVSDTAQALYDVDDYHSFVDVQIEAAVRTIGSRYPYDGEDEDTTLRGSHEDVNRELREELNERLRVAGVTVDECGLTHLAYAPEIAGAMLRRQQAEAVIAARRKLVEGAVSMVEMALAQLSEKQVVELDDERRAAMVSNLMVVLCGERDTQPVVNAGSLYQ, from the coding sequence ATGTCCGCCAACCTTCAGCCGATGAACGCCAGCCGCGAACGCCCCGCGTCCGCCTTCAACGGCTACCTCATGCTGGTTGTGCTTCTGGGGCTGGCACTGCTTGCCCTCCTCAGTGTGGGGGGCGGGGTCGGTACGGGCTCTCCGGTCTTTCTGCTCCTGCTGGTCCCCAGCGCGCTCGCCGCGCTGCTCGTGCTTCCGGGTTTCTACATGATCCAGCCCAACCAGGGCGCGGCCATCGTCCTGTTCGGCAGCTACCGCGGGACCGATCGCACGACGGGCCTGCGCTGGACCTGGCCGTGGATGATGAAGTCCAAGGTCTCGGTGCGCACCAACAACATCGTCTCGGAAAAGCTCAAGGTGAACGACCTGCGCGGCAATCCCATCGAGATCGCCGCCAACGTGGTCTGGCGCGTCTCCGACACCGCCCAGGCGCTCTACGATGTCGACGACTACCACAGCTTCGTCGACGTCCAGATCGAAGCGGCCGTGCGCACCATCGGCTCGCGCTACCCTTACGATGGCGAGGACGAGGACACGACGCTGCGCGGCAGCCACGAGGACGTCAACCGCGAGCTGCGCGAGGAACTGAACGAGCGGCTGCGCGTGGCCGGCGTGACGGTCGACGAATGCGGCCTCACCCACCTTGCCTACGCCCCCGAGATCGCGGGCGCCATGCTGCGCCGCCAGCAGGCCGAAGCGGTCATCGCCGCGCGCCGCAAGCTGGTCGAGGGCGCGGTCTCGATGGTCGAGATGGCGCTGGCGCAGCTCTCGGAGAAGCAGGTCGTCGAGCTTGATGACGAACGCCGCGCGGCGATGGTCTCCAACCTCATGGTCGTGCTGTGCGGCGAGCGGGACACCCAGCCCGTCGTCAACGCCGGCTCGCTCTACCAGTAG
- a CDS encoding toxin-antitoxin system HicB family antitoxin — MPSSAKKAFPLRLDPELHAALERAAAGDLRSVNAEIEVLLREALARRGVKVPVSPPSRRGRPPATSTSKPGSEET; from the coding sequence ATGCCCAGTTCCGCGAAGAAGGCCTTTCCCCTGCGGCTCGATCCCGAGCTTCACGCCGCGCTGGAGCGCGCAGCCGCAGGCGACCTGCGCTCGGTGAATGCCGAGATCGAGGTCCTGCTGCGCGAGGCGCTCGCCCGGCGCGGGGTGAAGGTTCCGGTCAGCCCGCCCTCGCGGCGCGGCCGTCCGCCTGCAACGTCCACGTCAAAGCCCGGGAGTGAGGAGACATGA
- a CDS encoding right-handed parallel beta-helix repeat-containing protein, whose protein sequence is MRTTRLALAAALLGASPLLPAASSAQGQETPYTVVESQRSYARLQEAVDAIGDGTGTIRFAPRRYADCAVQTQGSITYQAQVPGQAVLDGVTCEGKAALVLRGRAARIEGLVFANFRVPEKNGAGVRLEHGDLSVSQSWFRDSEQGILTGSDPDGRIAIDKSTFTRLGTCEGPGCAHSLYIGDYGTLTVTRSRFEAGTGGHYVKSRAARVAILNSSFDDTQGRATNYMIDLPDGATGEIADNWFVQGRDKENYSAFIALAAEHRNHPSAGLSVHGNNARFAPGIERRSAFVADWTKEPIRIEGNTLGAGLVRFEAR, encoded by the coding sequence ATGCGCACGACCCGACTCGCCCTTGCGGCTGCCCTGCTGGGAGCCAGCCCGCTCCTCCCCGCCGCCTCCTCCGCACAAGGGCAGGAGACGCCGTACACCGTCGTGGAGAGCCAGCGCAGCTACGCGCGCCTGCAGGAAGCGGTCGACGCCATCGGCGATGGCACGGGCACGATCCGCTTCGCCCCGCGCCGCTACGCCGACTGCGCGGTGCAGACGCAAGGCTCCATCACCTACCAGGCGCAGGTCCCCGGGCAGGCCGTCCTCGATGGCGTGACCTGCGAGGGCAAGGCCGCGCTGGTCCTGCGCGGACGCGCCGCACGCATCGAGGGGCTCGTCTTCGCCAACTTCCGCGTGCCCGAAAAGAACGGCGCAGGCGTCCGCCTCGAACACGGCGACCTCTCGGTCTCGCAAAGCTGGTTTCGCGACAGCGAGCAGGGCATCCTGACGGGCAGCGACCCGGACGGGCGCATCGCCATCGACAAGTCGACCTTCACGCGCCTGGGTACGTGCGAGGGGCCGGGCTGCGCGCACTCGCTCTACATCGGCGACTACGGCACGCTGACCGTCACGCGCAGCCGCTTCGAGGCGGGCACGGGCGGGCACTACGTCAAGAGCCGGGCCGCGCGCGTCGCCATCCTCAACTCCAGCTTCGACGACACGCAGGGGCGCGCCACCAATTACATGATCGACCTGCCCGATGGCGCGACCGGTGAAATCGCCGACAACTGGTTCGTTCAGGGCCGCGACAAGGAGAACTACTCCGCCTTCATCGCGCTCGCCGCCGAACACCGGAACCACCCCTCGGCAGGCCTCTCGGTCCACGGCAACAACGCCCGCTTCGCGCCGGGGATCGAGCGGCGCAGCGCCTTTGTCGCCGACTGGACGAAGGAGCCCATCCGCATCGAGGGCAACACGCTGGGCGCAGGGCTCGTCCGGTTCGAGGCGCGCTGA
- the ribA gene encoding GTP cyclohydrolase II — MALAIDALRHGWPIRVGPQVGEGEILLPAETGFAPGTAAPRMLISSARAVTLKLANQREAAVPEAPVLIRAAEPFTLETARAIADPALDLDYPMKGPFAALPLAEGFGDGAAARVAMELARLAGILPAFLVAPDIEAGAAQTLAVADLDAWKDTARLGIASRARLPVEVCENSEIVAFRSADDMREHVALVIGTPSKARVPLVRLHSECLTGDILGSLKCDCGPQLQAALSAMAAEAEEGGWGVLLYMRQEGRGIGLINKLRAYRLQDQGLDTVDANNRLGLPTEARDFPVAARMLDLLKVGAIRLMTNNPSKVEALKGVGVDVVERVAHKLPANPHNARYLDTKRDRTGHIL, encoded by the coding sequence GTGGCGCTGGCCATCGACGCGCTGCGCCATGGCTGGCCGATCCGCGTGGGGCCGCAGGTGGGGGAGGGCGAGATCCTCCTGCCCGCCGAGACCGGCTTTGCGCCGGGTACGGCCGCGCCGCGCATGCTGATCTCCTCGGCCCGCGCGGTGACGCTGAAACTTGCGAACCAGCGCGAGGCGGCGGTGCCCGAGGCCCCGGTGCTGATCCGCGCGGCGGAGCCCTTCACGCTGGAGACCGCGCGGGCAATCGCCGATCCCGCGCTCGATCTCGACTACCCGATGAAGGGTCCTTTCGCGGCGCTGCCGCTGGCCGAAGGCTTTGGCGATGGCGCAGCTGCGCGCGTGGCGATGGAGCTGGCGCGCCTTGCCGGCATCCTGCCGGCCTTCCTCGTTGCGCCGGATATCGAGGCCGGGGCCGCGCAGACGCTCGCCGTCGCCGACCTCGACGCCTGGAAGGACACCGCGCGCCTGGGCATTGCCTCGCGCGCGCGCCTGCCGGTCGAAGTCTGCGAGAACAGCGAGATCGTGGCCTTCCGCTCGGCCGATGACATGCGCGAGCACGTCGCGCTGGTGATCGGCACGCCGTCCAAGGCGCGCGTGCCGTTGGTGCGGCTCCATTCGGAATGCCTGACAGGCGACATCCTGGGCTCGCTCAAGTGCGACTGCGGGCCGCAGCTCCAGGCGGCCCTCAGCGCGATGGCGGCCGAGGCGGAGGAAGGGGGCTGGGGCGTCCTTCTCTACATGCGCCAGGAAGGGCGCGGGATCGGGCTCATCAACAAGCTGCGCGCCTATCGCCTGCAGGACCAGGGGCTCGACACGGTCGATGCCAACAATCGCCTGGGCCTTCCCACCGAAGCGCGCGACTTTCCCGTCGCGGCGCGGATGCTGGACCTGCTCAAGGTCGGCGCGATCCGGCTGATGACGAACAACCCCTCCAAGGTCGAAGCGCTCAAGGGCGTGGGCGTCGATGTGGTGGAGCGCGTGGCGCACAAGCTGCCAGCGAACCCGCACAACGCGCGTTATCTCGATACCAAGCGGGATCGGACCGGACACATTCTCTAA
- the xth gene encoding exodeoxyribonuclease III has protein sequence MKIATWNINSVRLRIDQVERFLTEQAPDVLCLQEIKVAEHLFPHEMFERLGYTHRAICGQKGYHGVATVSKVPFVECSRYDWQDNGEARHVGVELQGEGKGLIVENVYIPAGGDVADREVNPKFGQKLDFLARMTEWAAKIDRPTLIVGDFNIAPLESDVYDHKALLKVVSHTPIEVETLGKFRDAHGWVDLGRQFIPAPERNYSWWSYRSYWRQKDQGRRLDHMWASPDLAAKARAHHIIEETRKWEKPSDHVPLITEFAL, from the coding sequence ATGAAAATTGCCACGTGGAATATCAACTCCGTCCGTCTGCGCATCGACCAGGTCGAGCGCTTCCTGACCGAGCAGGCGCCCGATGTCCTGTGCCTTCAGGAGATCAAGGTCGCCGAGCATCTCTTCCCGCACGAGATGTTCGAGCGCCTGGGCTATACCCACCGCGCGATCTGCGGCCAGAAGGGCTATCACGGCGTCGCCACCGTCTCGAAGGTCCCCTTCGTGGAGTGCAGCCGCTACGATTGGCAGGACAACGGCGAGGCTCGCCACGTCGGCGTCGAGCTGCAGGGTGAGGGCAAGGGCCTCATCGTCGAGAACGTCTACATCCCGGCGGGCGGCGATGTCGCCGACCGCGAGGTCAATCCCAAGTTCGGCCAGAAGCTCGACTTCCTCGCGCGCATGACCGAGTGGGCGGCGAAGATTGATCGCCCCACGCTGATTGTGGGGGACTTCAACATCGCCCCGCTCGAAAGCGACGTCTACGACCACAAGGCGCTCCTGAAGGTCGTCAGCCATACGCCGATCGAGGTCGAGACGCTGGGCAAGTTCCGCGATGCGCACGGCTGGGTGGATCTGGGCCGTCAGTTCATCCCCGCGCCCGAGCGCAACTACTCCTGGTGGTCCTACCGCAGCTACTGGCGCCAGAAGGACCAGGGCCGCCGTCTCGACCACATGTGGGCCTCGCCCGACCTCGCCGCGAAGGCGCGCGCGCACCACATCATCGAGGAAACCCGCAAGTGGGAGAAGCCCAGCGACCACGTGCCGCTGATCACGGAGTTCGCGCTCTGA
- a CDS encoding LolA family protein, with protein sequence MKTLTKTFRMISGAAAPIALGAAALGVCATLSPAPVLAAPASSNAAKLDQAVKALRAITTLKADFIQRDRNGGQVRGTLTLKRPGRIRFEYEKSVPMLIVGDGKALTMIDYEVNQVQRWPIKNSPLGALLDPSRDVAKYGTVRDTGNPDVISVEVRDSEHPEYGIITLIFTRKASAPGGLELAYWVALDAQNTRTTIQLSNQRYGVAVGEDAFRWKDPRPRRRTH encoded by the coding sequence ATGAAGACACTGACGAAGACCTTCCGCATGATTTCCGGCGCGGCGGCCCCCATTGCCTTGGGAGCGGCCGCGCTTGGCGTTTGTGCCACGCTTTCGCCCGCTCCGGTTCTGGCCGCGCCCGCCAGCAGCAATGCCGCCAAGCTTGACCAGGCGGTGAAGGCGCTGCGCGCGATCACGACGCTCAAGGCCGACTTCATCCAGCGCGACCGCAACGGCGGGCAGGTGAGGGGCACGCTGACGCTCAAGCGTCCGGGCCGCATCCGCTTCGAGTACGAGAAGAGCGTGCCGATGCTGATCGTGGGCGACGGCAAGGCGCTGACCATGATCGACTACGAGGTCAACCAGGTTCAGCGCTGGCCGATCAAGAACAGCCCGCTCGGCGCGCTGCTCGATCCCAGCCGCGATGTCGCCAAATACGGCACCGTGCGCGACACCGGAAATCCGGACGTGATCTCGGTCGAGGTGCGCGACAGCGAGCATCCCGAGTACGGGATCATCACCCTGATCTTCACCCGCAAGGCGTCCGCGCCGGGCGGTCTTGAACTGGCCTACTGGGTCGCGCTCGATGCGCAGAACACGCGCACCACGATCCAGCTTTCCAACCAGCGCTACGGCGTGGCGGTGGGCGAGGACGCGTTCCGCTGGAAGGACCCGCGCCCGCGCCGCAGGACACACTGA
- the rpmG gene encoding 50S ribosomal protein L33 yields the protein MAKPATVKIRLVSTADTGFFYVTKKNPRNTTEKMNFRKYDPVVRKHVEFKEAKIK from the coding sequence ATGGCGAAGCCCGCAACCGTCAAGATCCGTCTGGTCTCGACCGCTGACACCGGATTTTTCTACGTCACGAAGAAGAACCCCCGGAACACGACCGAGAAGATGAACTTCCGTAAGTACGATCCCGTCGTGCGCAAGCACGTCGAGTTCAAGGAAGCCAAGATCAAGTAA